From the Desulfomonile tiedjei genome, the window AGTTCTTCGGGCAGAAAATCCCCGGCATAGAGGTCCGCGGCTTCCTGGTAGGAGGCCAAGGCCTCTTTGACCTCACCCGCAGCCTCCAGCTTTTTTCCCGCGGCGGCGAAAGCGGCCAGGTCGTCCACGTCCACCCGGACCAGTTCCTTATCCAGGGAGAGGAGGTTGGCCTCCAGATGGACATAGGAGGAGCCCACGGTGCGGTACAGGTCGGGCTCCAGGGCTTTGCGCAGGCGGTGCAGGCAGGACTTGAATTTGCTCTCGGCTTTGGCGGGCGCGGCTTCCGGCCAGAGGTCTTCCATGATGACTTCCTTGGACACCCCCTGGCCGCCCCGGGCGATGAGGGCCTTCAACAGGAGGCGGGAGAGCGGCCCTTCCCACTCCCGGTCCGGGAGCGGATTCGCCCCGCGCCAGACCTGAAAGGAGCCCAGGGTCTTAAGGCACAGGCGGGGCCGCCCGGCCCGGTGAATGGCTTGTAAAATCTCCCAGGCCTTTTCCGCGATGCGGGCCTGGGGATGCCGGGAGAGGCGCGCCAACTCCGGCCCGGCCAGGGGTGCCAGTTTGTCCGAGGTGAGGAACCGGGTCACATAACCCCAGGAGCCCGGGACTTCCAGCTCCAGGGCCAGGGTGCAAACCTGCACCAGGTCATCACGGTTCAAGAAAAAAAAGGGATAATAGTCCCGTTCCTGGGCGACACGCAGGCCAGACTCCCAGGTGCAGGGCGGCTTCCGCCAGGCGGCCCTGGGACCGGTATAGGAGGGCCAGGGATAGATGAGTTTCAATGGTATAGGTGTAGATGGACTCCCCGGCAAAGTATTCCAGGGCTTCCTGGAGCCGTTTTTCAATGTCCAGGTTGACCTCGCCCAAGTGATACGCCACCAGGCTCAGAAGCAGGTTGGTCATGGCGATGAAATTTTTTTCCGTGGAAAGGTACCGGAGGGCCTCCTCATCAAATTCCCGGGCCTTGAGATACTCCCCCCGGTGATAGCAGCTCATTCCCATAACTTGAAAAGCCATACCACAAAGCCAACTGCTGCCCATGGCCTTGCATTCAGACAAAAGGGGCTGTGCCACTTCGTCCGCCTCTCCGAATCTTCCCTGAAAGAAACTCCTCATGACGCGATGAATCAGGGCCAAGGGCAATAAATGCCTCAGGCCATGGCGCTGGATTTGCTCGAGAGCCCTTCTATTGAGAGCCTCGGCCCGGTCGAATTGCCCCTGGAACATATAGAAATTTGTTTTAAAAAGGAGATGGACGCCGGTCAACGGGGGAATATCGCAGTCCGCGAGGAGCTTGTCCACTTGGGCGATGATGGCGCCGGCCTGGTTAAATTCCCCTAAAACATTGTGGGTGAAAGAGGCATGCAACAGTGCGTTGATTTGCAAGGGGAGGTCTCCCAGGTCCCGGGCCAAGAGAGAGGCCTGGAGGCAATTTTCCAAACCCTGGCG encodes:
- a CDS encoding winged helix-turn-helix domain-containing protein; amino-acid sequence: MQVCTLALELEVPGSWGYVTRFLTSDKLAPLAGPELARLSRHPQARIAEKAWEILQAIHRAGRPRLCLKTLGSFQVWRGANPLPDREWEGPLSRLLLKALIARGGQGVSKEVIMEDLWPEAAPAKAESKFKSCLHRLRKALEPDLYRTVGSSYVHLEANLLSLDKELVRVDVDDLAAFAAAGKKLEAAGEVKEALASYQEAADLYAGDFLPEELYHPWVERQREAFRGLYLEVLERQAELWEKQGSPRRAARCWQQAHRTDPLEPRAVQRLMLLNDRLGRPQMALRVFKEYREALKRELDASPDDTTTAIYRKIKEKS